The following proteins come from a genomic window of Thermoproteus sp.:
- a CDS encoding electron transfer flavoprotein subunit beta/FixA family protein has product MKFVVLTKAAVPLSTAIRIDPKTGTLVREGVPLSTNQWDRDAVEFALKLRDRYGGEVIAISMAPPSGIPALESLIGMGVDKAILATDRVFAGADTWATSYVLAKTIEKYVPDYTLILAGEETIDSTTAHVGAQVASHLNIPYVYYVYDAEIQGNKIRVKRFLEDEGVDEYYEMELPALISVAKGTQMPREVSLSRKLNAREKIMQATNKELGLDPECVGLKGSPTFVATQTGATFPPRKRKIYQGDPRESVKALVEELKKEGLL; this is encoded by the coding sequence ATGAAGTTCGTGGTGTTGACCAAGGCGGCGGTCCCTCTATCGACTGCTATAAGGATAGACCCAAAGACGGGCACGTTGGTGAGGGAAGGCGTCCCCCTCTCGACGAACCAATGGGACCGCGACGCTGTGGAGTTTGCGTTGAAGTTGAGGGATAGATATGGAGGGGAGGTGATAGCCATATCTATGGCCCCGCCGTCGGGCATACCTGCCCTCGAGAGCCTAATAGGCATGGGCGTCGACAAGGCCATATTGGCTACCGACCGCGTCTTCGCGGGGGCCGACACGTGGGCCACCTCTTACGTTTTGGCCAAAACCATAGAGAAATACGTCCCAGACTACACCTTAATTCTAGCCGGGGAGGAGACTATAGACAGCACGACTGCCCACGTCGGCGCGCAAGTGGCCTCTCACCTCAATATACCATACGTCTATTATGTCTACGATGCAGAAATACAAGGCAATAAAATCAGAGTCAAGAGGTTTTTGGAGGACGAAGGCGTGGATGAATACTACGAGATGGAGCTCCCAGCGTTAATATCGGTCGCTAAAGGCACCCAAATGCCGAGGGAGGTAAGTCTCTCCAGGAAGTTGAACGCAAGGGAGAAAATAATGCAGGCTACAAATAAGGAGCTCGGCTTGGACCCCGAATGTGTAGGACTCAAGGGCTCCCCCACGTTTGTAGCGACTCAGACCGGCGCCACGTTCCCGCCGAGGAAGAGGAAGATATACCAAGGCGACCCCCGCGAGTCCGTAAAGGCGCTTGTGGAGGAGTTAAAGAAAGAGGGGCTGTTGTAG
- a CDS encoding ATPase domain-containing protein — MASGVVSYEAPRYSENLFYETTPTGIEGLDQLLGGGFIRGRTYLISGETGTGKTLISLTFLLQGALKFGEPGIYVSVDETYEQLVMGAKRFGWDLEELRAKGLIEVLVPEMDLIERLREKDPTAIAKSLIASLRDYVAALNAQRLVIDPIAPLVTLDKDVQVLREYIRVLVMGIEREIGTTNIVTTEIPSGSTAISRYGVEEFLATGVLVTGIARTRDGNFKRVLFIRKMRWSPVQPGLYEFEIVPKEGVVVKSQVKEPLMPVTFLPFVP; from the coding sequence ATGGCCTCCGGCGTAGTTTCATACGAGGCGCCTCGATATTCTGAGAACCTGTTCTACGAAACGACCCCCACGGGGATAGAGGGGTTAGACCAACTGTTGGGCGGCGGCTTCATACGGGGCCGCACCTATCTCATCTCCGGCGAGACGGGAACCGGCAAGACCCTCATATCGCTTACCTTCCTCCTCCAAGGCGCGTTGAAGTTCGGAGAGCCCGGCATATACGTCTCTGTGGACGAGACCTACGAGCAGTTGGTCATGGGCGCCAAGAGGTTCGGCTGGGACTTAGAGGAGCTGAGGGCCAAAGGCCTAATAGAGGTCTTGGTGCCCGAGATGGACCTCATAGAGCGCCTCCGCGAAAAGGACCCCACAGCCATAGCCAAGTCGCTCATCGCCTCGCTTAGAGACTACGTGGCGGCCCTCAACGCGCAGAGGCTCGTCATAGACCCCATAGCGCCTCTGGTGACCCTAGACAAGGACGTACAGGTACTCCGCGAATACATAAGGGTGCTCGTCATGGGCATAGAGAGGGAGATCGGGACCACCAACATAGTCACGACCGAGATCCCCAGCGGTTCGACCGCTATAAGCCGCTACGGCGTTGAGGAGTTTCTGGCCACTGGCGTCTTGGTGACTGGCATAGCGAGGACTCGCGACGGGAACTTCAAGAGAGTCCTCTTCATAAGGAAGATGCGTTGGTCGCCCGTACAGCCCGGCCTCTACGAGTTCGAGATAGTGCCGAAAGAGGGCGTCGTGGTGAAGTCGCAAGTGAAGGAGCCGTTAATGCCCGTCACGTTCCTCCCCTTTGTGCCTTAA
- a CDS encoding MoaD family protein produces the protein MKIRVKYFSALRDVTGKVSEELELPEDYTLGELMRWFFEKYPKALAYKDDVIFLVNGRNATENAPLRDGDEVAIMPPVSGGGGLLGGPIDLNREVEDIVKKTAPQGAGGVVIFVGFVKGRVGEAEVSELDYEAYEPYASSKIEEIEQWARSIDGVLDARIYHRVGSLKPGDHTIYVLVAGINREVSFSVARQALERVKHEVPIFKLERRSDGDYWVVGDGKRVKRA, from the coding sequence GTGAAGATAAGAGTGAAGTACTTCTCGGCTCTACGCGACGTAACCGGAAAGGTCTCGGAGGAGCTGGAGCTACCTGAGGACTACACTCTGGGGGAGTTGATGAGATGGTTCTTCGAGAAGTACCCGAAGGCCCTCGCCTATAAGGACGACGTAATCTTTTTGGTGAACGGCCGCAATGCGACCGAAAACGCGCCACTACGAGACGGCGACGAAGTGGCCATAATGCCTCCCGTGTCTGGAGGGGGCGGGCTTCTAGGCGGCCCTATAGACCTAAACAGGGAGGTAGAGGACATAGTAAAGAAGACGGCCCCCCAGGGCGCCGGCGGAGTCGTCATATTTGTTGGCTTCGTTAAGGGCAGAGTTGGCGAGGCTGAGGTAAGCGAACTGGACTACGAGGCCTACGAGCCTTATGCCAGCTCCAAGATAGAAGAAATAGAACAGTGGGCTCGGTCTATAGACGGCGTGCTCGACGCAAGGATTTACCATAGGGTGGGTTCCCTCAAACCGGGCGACCACACCATCTACGTGCTGGTGGCCGGCATCAATCGGGAGGTCTCGTTCTCAGTTGCCAGACAGGCCTTGGAGCGCGTAAAGCACGAAGTGCCGATATTTAAGTTGGAGCGCAGAAGCGACGGGGACTATTGGGTGGTTGGCGACGGCAAGAGGGTAAAGAGGGCCTAA
- a CDS encoding electron transfer flavoprotein subunit alpha/FixB family protein yields MPCKLWPPVNKEEYKGVWVYLEHDGTKLKDVALELLGKARDLAAKRGNAPVGGVLVAGTDEMAQEAIYHGADKVVVIVNPELKVYTPYEYANAIAKVVAKYKPEIFLIGGTKRGREIAAFIANTLATGITADCTALEIDPKTGDLLQIRPTFGGTQMATIKTPQRRPQMASVRPGVFPKPPRDVNRKGEIIHESVELNGRRTVFLGAEKRIERDIADLPPVESADVVVAGGRGLGSAEGFKLLVELAKLLNGTVAASLMAVRAGWAPHTRQVGQTGKTIRPKLYIAVGISGAVQHMMGIQESKYIVAINSDPNAPIVQNADYAIVGDYKQIVPLLIEEIKKAKGIK; encoded by the coding sequence ATGCCCTGCAAGCTCTGGCCTCCGGTCAACAAGGAGGAATATAAGGGCGTCTGGGTCTATTTAGAGCACGACGGGACTAAACTGAAAGACGTGGCGTTGGAGTTATTGGGCAAGGCGAGAGACCTAGCCGCAAAGAGGGGCAACGCTCCAGTTGGCGGTGTGTTGGTCGCAGGCACAGACGAAATGGCACAAGAGGCGATATACCACGGCGCCGATAAGGTCGTCGTAATCGTAAATCCGGAGTTAAAGGTATATACGCCATATGAGTACGCAAACGCTATCGCCAAAGTCGTGGCCAAGTATAAGCCCGAGATATTCCTAATAGGGGGCACCAAGAGGGGAAGGGAAATAGCGGCCTTCATCGCGAACACCTTGGCCACCGGCATCACGGCCGACTGCACCGCGTTGGAGATAGACCCCAAGACGGGAGACCTCCTCCAAATACGTCCGACGTTCGGCGGCACCCAAATGGCCACGATAAAAACGCCGCAGAGGAGACCGCAAATGGCCAGCGTGAGGCCCGGCGTCTTCCCGAAGCCGCCGCGGGATGTGAACAGGAAGGGAGAAATAATCCACGAGTCTGTGGAGCTTAACGGCAGGAGGACTGTGTTCCTAGGTGCGGAGAAGAGGATAGAACGCGATATAGCTGACCTCCCGCCTGTGGAGTCCGCCGATGTGGTGGTTGCCGGCGGCAGGGGCCTCGGGTCGGCTGAGGGCTTCAAGTTGTTGGTAGAACTGGCCAAGCTCCTTAACGGCACTGTGGCGGCCTCGCTTATGGCTGTACGCGCGGGCTGGGCGCCACATACGAGACAAGTGGGGCAGACTGGCAAGACCATTAGGCCTAAGCTCTATATAGCTGTGGGCATATCGGGCGCCGTACAGCATATGATGGGGATACAGGAGTCTAAGTACATAGTGGCCATAAACTCCGACCCCAATGCGCCGATAGTCCAGAACGCGGATTATGCCATAGTGGGCGACTATAAGCAGATAGTGCCGTTGTTAATAGAAGAAATAAAAAAGGCTAAAGGCATAAAGTAG
- a CDS encoding DNA polymerase sliding clamp — protein sequence MSLAARALFPKGKEPRYAFEALISMLPEVTLNFSADGISMKALDPSKVALLQLDFAAGGLEEYSIEHDVKIGLILSAVKDALKRVGAAEKLEIGVDEERQRFLMFVYPKKGREVGLHRKFSFPIVQLAEEEIPEINVEYDASFLMDSAVFDDIMALAENVSDTVTIQVSQDSVVFTAEGEGGRGASTELGQDSESVYEINSSGAVKAKYSVELIRNVSGKLKGISKRVKVELGDAKPLRLTYEFATGTFAMILAPRAD from the coding sequence ATGAGCCTGGCGGCTCGCGCCTTGTTCCCTAAGGGCAAGGAGCCACGCTACGCCTTCGAGGCGTTAATCTCCATGTTGCCCGAGGTTACGCTGAACTTTAGCGCCGACGGGATCTCTATGAAGGCGCTAGACCCCAGCAAGGTCGCCTTATTGCAGTTAGATTTCGCCGCAGGCGGCCTCGAGGAATATTCCATCGAGCACGACGTCAAGATAGGCCTCATCCTATCGGCTGTGAAGGACGCGCTAAAGCGGGTAGGGGCGGCCGAGAAGCTCGAAATAGGCGTAGACGAGGAAAGGCAGAGGTTCCTCATGTTCGTATACCCCAAGAAGGGGCGCGAGGTGGGTCTACATAGGAAGTTCTCATTCCCCATAGTGCAATTGGCAGAGGAGGAGATACCTGAGATAAATGTGGAATATGACGCCTCGTTCCTCATGGATTCGGCCGTGTTCGACGACATCATGGCTTTAGCTGAAAACGTATCCGACACGGTGACTATCCAGGTCTCGCAGGACTCAGTGGTCTTCACGGCTGAGGGCGAAGGCGGACGCGGAGCGTCTACTGAGTTGGGCCAGGACAGCGAATCGGTATATGAAATAAACTCGTCAGGCGCCGTTAAGGCTAAGTACTCGGTAGAACTAATAAGGAACGTCTCGGGCAAACTGAAGGGGATCAGCAAGAGGGTGAAGGTAGAGCTCGGTGACGCCAAGCCGCTACGCCTCACCTACGAGTTCGCCACGGGGACTTTCGCCATGATCTTGGCGCCGAGGGCTGATTAA
- a CDS encoding ferredoxin family protein codes for MSSQQPLVKFLTIEERLNVNAWDTDIYRPHIKIKDPEQCRRCEKKPCTYMCPAKCYVQQGDIVVLSTEACLECGTCRVVCPYENIDWNYPRSGFGVWYRFS; via the coding sequence ATGAGCTCCCAACAGCCTCTCGTTAAGTTTTTGACGATAGAGGAGCGTCTAAACGTCAACGCGTGGGATACCGACATATATAGGCCCCACATAAAGATAAAAGATCCTGAGCAGTGTAGGCGTTGCGAGAAGAAGCCTTGTACCTATATGTGCCCCGCTAAATGTTACGTACAACAAGGCGACATAGTCGTGTTAAGCACGGAGGCCTGTCTAGAGTGCGGCACGTGTAGGGTCGTATGCCCCTATGAGAATATAGACTGGAACTACCCGAGGTCGGGCTTCGGCGTTTGGTACCGCTTTTCTTAG
- a CDS encoding FAD-dependent oxidoreductase, with protein sequence MSAKFDVIVVGAGPAGLTAAYKLASAGFKVLVVERGREPGSKQVYGGRIYAYWLDKYLPEFRKDAPTDRWVRKERVSLMDDESVTTLEFEVVKPEKTSFVSSLTSFTSWLGKLATAAGAKIVTEVVVDELLRDEKGRFVGIRSGSDKIYADYIVDAEGVNRLLLERAGVVPRLRPELVAIGAKEVLKFENRKVMEDRLGLSEDEGLAWAFAGWPTEYLPGGGFLYTYKDSVALGVVLYLTAWRDLKTPVYDLVERFRTHPYIAKLVAGANLQEYSAHLTPVAGLSMAPPRFSYDGLVVVGDAAGFLMHAGVLIRGVDFAVASGALAAEAIKEAGRPDALSRYDDKLRNSFIIRDLAALKNADKVLSGRFAFGDLPKLANAFARNYFTIEDRPPTVASTLKKTLGESDASLTKILINMLYALAYL encoded by the coding sequence ATGTCGGCTAAATTCGATGTTATAGTAGTGGGCGCGGGGCCCGCCGGGCTTACCGCCGCATATAAGCTGGCCTCTGCCGGTTTTAAAGTCCTCGTAGTCGAGAGGGGGCGGGAGCCAGGCTCTAAACAGGTCTATGGGGGCAGGATATACGCCTACTGGCTCGACAAATATCTGCCAGAGTTCCGCAAAGACGCACCCACAGATCGGTGGGTCCGTAAGGAACGCGTATCACTGATGGACGACGAGTCGGTCACAACCCTAGAGTTCGAAGTGGTGAAGCCAGAGAAGACTAGCTTCGTCTCGTCTTTGACCTCCTTCACCTCCTGGCTGGGCAAGCTGGCCACAGCTGCAGGCGCCAAGATAGTCACGGAGGTCGTCGTAGATGAACTCCTAAGAGACGAAAAGGGTAGATTTGTCGGGATTAGATCGGGCTCCGATAAGATCTATGCGGATTATATAGTAGATGCAGAAGGCGTCAATAGGCTCCTGCTAGAGAGGGCTGGAGTCGTGCCTAGGCTGAGACCCGAACTAGTCGCAATAGGCGCCAAGGAAGTCCTCAAATTCGAAAATAGGAAGGTCATGGAGGACCGGCTGGGCCTTTCGGAGGATGAAGGCTTGGCGTGGGCCTTCGCCGGGTGGCCCACCGAGTATCTGCCTGGCGGCGGCTTCCTCTACACTTATAAGGACTCGGTGGCTTTGGGCGTAGTGCTGTACTTGACCGCATGGCGCGATTTGAAGACACCCGTATATGACTTAGTGGAACGGTTCAGGACGCACCCATATATCGCCAAGCTGGTCGCCGGTGCTAATCTACAAGAATACTCGGCCCACTTGACGCCAGTGGCCGGTCTCTCCATGGCGCCGCCTAGGTTTTCCTACGACGGGCTGGTCGTAGTTGGCGATGCGGCCGGATTTTTAATGCACGCCGGCGTGCTCATAAGAGGCGTCGACTTCGCCGTGGCCTCAGGCGCTTTGGCGGCCGAGGCGATAAAAGAAGCCGGGAGGCCTGACGCCTTGTCCCGCTACGACGACAAATTGAGGAACAGCTTCATAATTAGGGACCTGGCCGCCCTCAAGAACGCCGATAAGGTGCTCTCAGGGCGGTTCGCCTTCGGCGATCTGCCCAAACTAGCCAACGCCTTCGCCCGCAATTATTTCACAATCGAGGACAGGCCGCCGACAGTGGCTTCAACGCTCAAGAAGACCTTAGGCGAATCCGACGCGTCCCTAACTAAGATACTGATAAATATGCTGTACGCGTTGGCCTACCTATGA